A stretch of DNA from Halobacillus litoralis:
GGTCATTTTTATGGACGGGAATTTCAAGTCAATGAAGACGTCCTGATTCCAAGGCCTGAAACCGAAGAGCTGGTTCTTGGCGTTATGGATTATGTCCGTCAGAAAAACTTAAAAGCTCCCAGGATTGTTGACCTTGGTACAGGGAGCGGTGTTATTGCGATCACGCTTGCGATTGAACTTCCGAGTAGTGATGTAAGCGGTGTGGATTTATCTGAAGAAGCTCTTGGAATAGCAGAAACCAATGCCTCGCAGCATGGCGCAGATGTTCAATTTTACCAAGGGAACTTTCTAGAATCGCTGCTTGATCAGCCATTCGACATTATTGTTTCCAACCCTCCGTATATTGCTTTTTCCGAAAAAGAAAAAATGGAGGATACGGTGGTGGATTTCGATCCAGAGATGGCTTTATTTGCTGAAGAAGAAGGGCTGGCTGCTTATAAAACCATCCTTACCCAAACTTCTAATATGAAACAAAGGCCGAAATGCCTCGCTTTTGAAATTGGTCATGAGCAAGGGGTATCGGTATCAGCGCTTATCCACGAGATGATGCCGGAATTCCATACAGAGGTGCGGAAGGATATAAATGGGAAAGATCGCATGGTCTTTGCCTTTTCCAATGAACCAAAATAGAAGATTGATAGATTTATGGTTTAAAGTCTATGCTCCCTGTCCATACTAGCGACTAGTAGAGGGACAGGGAGGAAAAGAAAATGAAAAACAGTTGGCTCTTATTCTTATCTTTATCTATTATTATTGCGGTCCTCCCGTGGGGACAACAAACGAAAGCACAGCCTGAATTTCAGGTAATCCCGGATGAAGCCATCCGTCTTCGTATATTAGCGGATAGTAATGACCAGGCGGATCAAAAAGTCAAACGTATGGTTAGAGACGAGGTCAATGCTGAAATTACGGAATGGGTAGCTGAATTGACTTCGATCGAAGCAGCGCGGGAATTGATTCAAAGTCGTCTGCCTGAGCTTCAGGAAATTGTAGGGCAAACCCTTGATAAGGAAGGGATCCAACAGAATTATACGGTCGATTACGATTCTAGTGTTCAATTTCCGACAAAACTATATGGTTCCTTTGTCTATCCGGCTGGAGAATATGAAGCGATTCTCATTACATTGGGAGAAGGAAAAGGGGATAACTGGTGGTGTGTCTTATTCCCGCCTTTATGTTTCCTTGATTTCTCTAATGGTACGAGTGTAGCAGAAGCAGAAGAAGTGACGGAAGAAGAAGTAGAAAAAGAAGAGGAAGAAGAAGTGCAGTTCTTTGTCGTGAAAATATGGGAAAGCATCTTTTCCTAGCATAGAATCCACACCCCTTTTCATAGAGTAGAACAAAGGGGTGTGGATTCTATTATGTATATCGAACAAGTAGAGGATGAGCTGTATCAATTGAAGAAAGCCGACCAGCCGATCGGATCGTTCCGGCTGATCCAACTATCCAAGGGAGCTGGC
This window harbors:
- the prmC gene encoding peptide chain release factor N(5)-glutamine methyltransferase, whose product is MQPTFTSIREARRWASLFLQQHQREPRIADLLLEHFLNWTPSQLLAFDDEPLPVEVENRFVQAVQQHADTGVPLQHLTGVGHFYGREFQVNEDVLIPRPETEELVLGVMDYVRQKNLKAPRIVDLGTGSGVIAITLAIELPSSDVSGVDLSEEALGIAETNASQHGADVQFYQGNFLESLLDQPFDIIVSNPPYIAFSEKEKMEDTVVDFDPEMALFAEEEGLAAYKTILTQTSNMKQRPKCLAFEIGHEQGVSVSALIHEMMPEFHTEVRKDINGKDRMVFAFSNEPK
- the spoIIR gene encoding stage II sporulation protein R, with the protein product MKNSWLLFLSLSIIIAVLPWGQQTKAQPEFQVIPDEAIRLRILADSNDQADQKVKRMVRDEVNAEITEWVAELTSIEAARELIQSRLPELQEIVGQTLDKEGIQQNYTVDYDSSVQFPTKLYGSFVYPAGEYEAILITLGEGKGDNWWCVLFPPLCFLDFSNGTSVAEAEEVTEEEVEKEEEEEVQFFVVKIWESIFS